From a region of the Streptacidiphilus albus JL83 genome:
- the nrdR gene encoding transcriptional regulator NrdR yields the protein MHCPFCRHSDSRVVDSRTTDDGTAIRRRRQCPDCNRRFTTVETAALMVVKRSGVTEPFSRDKVISGVRKACQGRPVTEDALAQLGQRVEEAVRATGAAELSTHDVGLAILGPLKELDVVAYLRFASVYRAYESLEDFEAAIAELRVERPPAVEPGTAVPAPAPASQ from the coding sequence ATGCACTGCCCCTTCTGCCGACACTCGGACAGCCGCGTCGTCGACTCGCGCACCACCGACGACGGAACGGCGATCCGCCGCCGCCGCCAGTGCCCCGACTGCAACCGCCGCTTCACCACGGTGGAGACGGCGGCGCTGATGGTCGTGAAGCGGAGCGGCGTGACCGAGCCGTTCAGCCGGGACAAGGTGATCAGCGGCGTGCGCAAGGCCTGCCAGGGTCGGCCGGTCACCGAGGACGCGCTGGCCCAGCTGGGCCAGCGGGTGGAGGAGGCGGTCCGGGCCACCGGCGCCGCCGAGCTCTCCACCCACGATGTGGGCCTGGCCATACTCGGACCGCTCAAGGAGCTGGACGTCGTGGCCTACCTGCGCTTCGCGTCCGTCTACCGGGCCTACGAATCACTTGAGGACTTCGAGGCCGCCATCGCGGAACTCCGCGTCGAGCGGCCCCCCGCGGTCGAGCCGGGCACCGCGGTGCCCGCTCCCGCCCCCGCGTCCCAGTAG